The Acidicapsa acidisoli genome contains a region encoding:
- a CDS encoding HAD-IIIC family phosphatase, producing the protein MLKRRGLRRKLSALDGLKEIRIAVLGGTTTNELVDLLEILLLSSGFRPTFHQSEYGRYYEDAVLEPESIAEFKPEIVYVHTCSLNIQSFPPVSCSEEALPGFVDAEMNRFRAIWRSLEANVGCQIIQNNFELPASALLGNLDAVSPGGASRFITELNRAIAAEAAANPRLLMQDLNAIAARVGMNQWFDPERWFSYKVANSVEGSFAIATSLNSMIQAIYGRSRKVLVLDLDNTLWGGVIGDDGADKIVLGRETPVAEAYTAFQEYCLRLRERGILLAVCSKNNDDIARSGFAHPDSVLKLEHFSAFKANWEPKHENILEIARELNLGVDSFVFVDDNPAERAIVEAQIPGIAVPEVGSDVAKYAAILDAGRYFEPVSLGKEDLVRAKLYEENAQRAQLEQKFANYGEYLDSLEMTAEIDVFNATYMERIAQLTNKTNQFNLTTRRYTLAEIESTVPDGHHIGIYGKLTDRFGDNGLISIVLGRIDADDASTLHLDLWLMSCRVLKREMEIAMLDGIAERARDQGIVRLLGTYIPTAKNGMVKDHYEKLGFSPVASNDTAQDGHNDSTTWSLDITNYQPRSRHIRIVERVNA; encoded by the coding sequence TTGTTGAAGCGGCGCGGCCTGCGTCGCAAACTTTCTGCGCTTGACGGCTTGAAAGAGATTCGCATTGCGGTTCTGGGTGGCACAACCACCAATGAACTTGTGGATCTGCTTGAGATTCTGCTGTTAAGCAGTGGCTTTCGGCCAACCTTCCACCAATCGGAGTATGGCCGGTACTACGAAGATGCGGTGCTCGAACCTGAGTCGATTGCCGAGTTCAAGCCGGAAATTGTATATGTGCACACCTGCTCTTTGAATATTCAGAGCTTTCCTCCGGTGTCGTGCAGCGAAGAGGCTCTTCCTGGATTTGTTGACGCGGAGATGAATCGCTTTCGCGCCATCTGGCGCTCGCTGGAGGCGAATGTCGGTTGCCAGATCATCCAGAATAATTTCGAACTGCCCGCCTCGGCGCTCCTTGGCAATCTTGATGCGGTCAGTCCAGGCGGAGCTTCGCGCTTTATCACAGAATTGAATCGCGCCATTGCAGCGGAAGCCGCTGCGAATCCGAGACTGTTGATGCAGGACCTGAACGCGATTGCAGCACGTGTCGGCATGAATCAATGGTTCGATCCGGAGCGCTGGTTCAGTTATAAGGTTGCGAATTCCGTGGAAGGCTCGTTTGCGATTGCGACTTCGCTGAATTCAATGATTCAGGCCATCTATGGGCGCAGCCGTAAAGTGCTGGTGCTGGATCTCGATAACACGCTGTGGGGCGGTGTGATTGGCGACGATGGAGCGGACAAGATTGTCCTTGGGCGCGAGACACCAGTTGCCGAAGCTTACACGGCATTTCAGGAATACTGCCTGCGCCTGCGCGAGCGCGGCATATTACTTGCTGTGTGCTCCAAGAACAATGACGATATTGCGCGATCGGGCTTTGCGCATCCGGATTCGGTGCTTAAGCTCGAACATTTCTCGGCGTTCAAGGCCAACTGGGAGCCGAAGCACGAGAACATCCTTGAGATAGCGCGCGAGTTGAATCTCGGCGTGGATAGCTTTGTCTTTGTGGACGATAACCCTGCCGAGCGGGCGATTGTTGAGGCACAGATTCCGGGCATTGCGGTGCCCGAGGTTGGCAGTGATGTGGCAAAATATGCCGCGATTCTCGATGCCGGCCGCTACTTCGAACCTGTTTCGCTGGGCAAGGAAGATCTTGTTCGCGCGAAGTTATACGAAGAAAACGCGCAGCGCGCGCAGCTGGAGCAGAAGTTTGCCAATTACGGTGAGTATCTGGATTCGCTGGAGATGACGGCCGAGATCGACGTCTTCAATGCGACTTACATGGAGCGCATCGCGCAACTTACCAATAAGACCAATCAGTTCAACCTCACAACTCGCCGCTACACGCTGGCTGAGATCGAGTCCACTGTGCCGGATGGCCACCATATCGGCATCTACGGCAAGCTGACGGATCGCTTCGGAGATAACGGGCTGATTTCGATTGTACTGGGCCGTATCGATGCGGACGATGCTTCGACTCTGCATCTCGATCTTTGGCTGATGAGCTGCCGCGTTCTCAAGCGAGAGATGGAGATCGCGATGCTCGACGGCATCGCGGAGCGCGCTCGCGATCAAGGCATCGTCCGCCTGCTTGGAACTTATATTCCGACTGCGAAAAACGGTATGGTCAAGGACCACTATGAGAAGCTGGGCTTCTCGCCCGTTGCATCGAATGATACGGCGCAGGACGGGCACAACGATTCGACGACATGGTCGCTCGATATAACAAACTACCAACCACGCAGCCGCCATATCCGAATTGTGGAGAGAGTCAATGCCTGA
- a CDS encoding acyl carrier protein: MPDILPDIQETFRDIFDDESLIITRESNASTVEDWDSLAHVNLVTAIEKKYKIKFALAELQSLKNVGDMIDLIEKKLAAK, from the coding sequence ATGCCTGATATTTTGCCGGATATTCAAGAGACATTCCGCGACATTTTTGACGATGAGAGCCTCATCATTACACGGGAATCCAATGCTTCCACGGTCGAGGACTGGGATTCCCTGGCGCACGTCAACCTGGTTACAGCTATCGAGAAGAAGTACAAGATCAAGTTTGCGTTGGCTGAGTTGCAGTCGCTCAAGAATGTCGGCGACATGATCGACTTGATTGAGAAGAAACTCGCCGCAAAGTGA
- a CDS encoding acyltransferase family protein, translating into MIVQFQLAGVRLKRFSQLDGIRGLAVASVVACHLVQLLPIGIGRNLLVSAVYRLLIPGWLGVDVFFVLSGFLITGIILKERAQPDFWSSFYLRRGFRILPAFFVVFTLTLVAAHFFLSAIHLSTIYVLMATFFLANWAPNQMPFLIHIWSLAVEEQFYFLWPQACTRLNNGKIFKLALALASCSLLLRICLAFAHVNSYTLYEITPTRIDGISLGSALAAGITLPRVHLFLTRWWRRIAVIAAVALPVVFALLGGRLNGFEAKSQMLAIPPMIILTAMLVFGAVESALPPAIGRLFDNRVITYLGRRSYGLYLIHEAIRGGIDESRSHGMLAALPSGVGVNAMLVLFVLVASLILTEISWRLIESPAQTLRLRLMRNKEDSTRVLRPSEELEIAQLVEENRLRTPTQ; encoded by the coding sequence ATGATAGTTCAATTCCAATTAGCCGGGGTCAGGTTGAAGAGGTTTTCGCAATTAGATGGAATCCGCGGACTCGCTGTGGCATCAGTTGTTGCCTGCCACCTTGTTCAGCTCCTCCCCATCGGGATCGGCAGGAATCTGCTCGTAAGCGCAGTGTATCGCCTCTTGATCCCGGGTTGGCTGGGCGTCGATGTCTTCTTCGTATTGTCGGGCTTTCTAATCACAGGCATCATCCTCAAGGAGCGCGCTCAGCCTGATTTCTGGAGCAGTTTTTATCTCCGCCGAGGATTTCGGATTCTTCCGGCATTTTTTGTTGTCTTCACTTTGACACTAGTTGCAGCTCACTTCTTCCTTTCCGCGATTCATTTATCGACAATCTATGTGCTGATGGCTACATTCTTTCTTGCCAATTGGGCACCCAATCAGATGCCATTTCTGATCCATATCTGGTCGCTGGCGGTTGAAGAACAGTTCTATTTTTTGTGGCCACAGGCTTGCACGCGTTTGAACAACGGCAAGATCTTCAAGCTTGCCCTGGCGTTGGCTTCATGCAGTTTATTGCTTCGCATCTGCTTGGCTTTTGCCCACGTCAATTCATACACTCTTTACGAAATCACGCCCACTCGGATCGATGGAATCTCGCTTGGTTCGGCGCTTGCTGCTGGAATTACGTTACCGCGCGTTCACCTCTTCCTCACGCGCTGGTGGCGTCGCATTGCGGTGATTGCAGCGGTTGCACTCCCGGTAGTCTTCGCCCTCCTCGGTGGAAGGCTGAACGGATTTGAAGCAAAGAGCCAAATGCTCGCAATTCCGCCGATGATCATTCTCACTGCGATGCTCGTCTTCGGGGCAGTGGAATCGGCGCTTCCCCCAGCGATTGGGAGACTCTTCGATAACCGAGTGATTACTTACCTGGGGAGGCGGAGTTATGGACTCTATCTCATTCATGAGGCGATTAGAGGGGGCATCGATGAGAGCCGCAGCCATGGCATGCTTGCTGCGCTGCCGTCTGGCGTAGGCGTCAACGCAATGCTGGTTCTTTTTGTTCTCGTGGCATCGCTGATCTTGACGGAAATCTCGTGGCGCCTGATTGAATCTCCGGCGCAGACTTTGAGGCTCAGGCTTATGCGCAACAAAGAAGACAGCACTCGAGTCCTCCGTCCTTCAGAAGAATTGGAGATCGCCCAGTTAGTGGAAGAGAACCGTTTGCGCACCCCGACCCAATAG
- a CDS encoding MBOAT family O-acyltransferase: MLFSSGPFIFLFLPISLIGYQLLSYVGRRALLVWLALTSLFFYGYWNPKFLLLLTASIALNFLFSLAVGDEKKSEPARSRWLFAAITANLVLLGWFKYLFPLLGFFRQYGLIQHDFGQVILPLGISFFTFTQIAYLIDLRQGAAKQQGPLTYSVFVTFFPHLIAGPIIHPREIMPQLEEGRMKGLRLDDVALGLSWFVMGLIKKVLVADRVAPLANALYAHPASFGLASTWLALLCYAMQLYFDFSGYSDMALGLARMFSIEFPLNFDSPYKSSSVIVFWTRWHMTLSRYLAEYLYTPILRSVNSRRMDKGKKVSRKAQATLEGFIPMVFYPLMATMFIAGVWHGAGLQFLIFGLLHGLYLVINHAWRLFTPKGSRLHGKLPVPVAVVITFLAVLVGQVFFRANNVHDAMYVLSTMVGLHGAGPAYLGSAWNHEIPSSSPMLRTPAGALITVAFCLFAVWALPNTQEILGQVGPETVRLPSLLPKLAWRPTAVWCIALTGLFAFAILMLDASASFLYFQF, from the coding sequence ATGCTGTTTTCCTCCGGTCCCTTCATCTTTCTCTTCCTGCCCATCAGCCTGATTGGATATCAGTTGTTGAGTTATGTTGGCCGGCGTGCTCTGCTGGTCTGGCTCGCGCTCACATCGCTATTCTTTTACGGCTATTGGAATCCCAAGTTCCTGCTGTTGCTGACAGCGTCCATCGCACTCAACTTCCTGTTCTCACTCGCCGTCGGGGATGAGAAGAAAAGCGAGCCTGCGCGTAGCCGATGGCTCTTCGCGGCCATCACTGCCAATCTGGTGCTCCTTGGCTGGTTCAAGTATCTCTTTCCGTTGCTGGGCTTCTTCCGTCAATATGGTCTGATTCAGCATGACTTCGGACAGGTCATCCTGCCGTTGGGCATCTCCTTCTTTACCTTCACGCAGATCGCCTACCTCATCGACCTGCGCCAGGGAGCGGCAAAGCAACAAGGACCACTGACTTATTCGGTCTTCGTAACCTTCTTTCCGCATCTGATCGCTGGCCCGATCATTCATCCGCGCGAGATCATGCCGCAGTTGGAAGAAGGCAGGATGAAGGGACTGCGGCTGGACGACGTTGCGCTGGGTCTCTCGTGGTTCGTCATGGGTCTGATCAAGAAAGTACTGGTGGCCGACCGCGTTGCACCGCTGGCCAACGCCTTGTATGCCCATCCAGCAAGCTTCGGGCTCGCTTCCACATGGCTCGCCTTGCTTTGCTATGCGATGCAGCTCTATTTCGATTTCTCAGGCTACTCCGATATGGCGCTGGGCCTGGCGCGCATGTTCTCAATCGAGTTCCCGCTCAACTTCGACTCGCCTTACAAGTCTTCCAGCGTCATCGTCTTCTGGACGCGCTGGCATATGACGCTGTCGCGCTATCTGGCCGAGTACCTCTATACACCCATTCTCCGCAGCGTAAACAGCCGCCGCATGGACAAGGGAAAGAAAGTCTCGCGCAAGGCGCAAGCCACTCTGGAAGGCTTCATTCCGATGGTCTTCTACCCCTTGATGGCGACCATGTTTATCGCCGGAGTATGGCATGGAGCGGGATTGCAGTTCCTGATCTTCGGCCTGTTGCATGGGCTATATCTGGTCATCAACCACGCATGGCGCCTGTTTACGCCAAAGGGCAGCCGTCTTCACGGCAAACTGCCCGTGCCAGTTGCGGTCGTGATCACATTCCTCGCGGTCCTGGTCGGGCAGGTGTTCTTCCGGGCGAACAACGTCCATGATGCGATGTATGTGCTCAGCACCATGGTCGGTCTTCACGGAGCCGGTCCAGCCTACCTGGGCAGCGCCTGGAATCACGAAATCCCAAGCTCTTCTCCAATGCTGCGAACGCCCGCGGGAGCATTGATTACCGTTGCATTCTGTCTCTTTGCCGTGTGGGCTCTTCCGAATACGCAGGAGATTCTCGGTCAGGTCGGCCCCGAGACGGTTCGACTGCCAAGCCTGCTGCCAAAGCTCGCCTGGCGGCCCACCGCTGTTTGGTGCATAGCGTTAACAGGCTTGTTTGCCTTTGCGATTCTTATGCTCGACGCAAGCGCCTCGTTCCTGTATTTCCAGTTCTGA
- a CDS encoding glycoside hydrolase family 27 protein, whose amino-acid sequence MKLDLKFLLNLPRIALLVSAAFTALPMAHGQALAPTPPMGWNSWDAYGLTIDETDFKANVSVLAGIRQFGWQYAVIDEGWYMADPFGGTPEKEKFQLDADGRLIPALNRFPDAANGAGLKPLADWVHAQGLKFGIHLIRGVPRQSVREKLPIANSQFTAADAADTGDVCPWNEDNYGIRDNAAGQAWYDSMIALYASWGVDFLKVDCISDHPYKPTEIRQIAEAIKKTGRPIVLSLSPGPTQLEHAAEVGQYAQMWRTSDDHWDVWSHVRKTGESEFPMGTLQAFDRLAAWQPYIKPGNWPDDDMLPFGSLTPHPGWGEPRESRLTHDEERTEFTLWAISRSPLILGANLTKLDDFTRSLITNKDVTEMNQAIAGSSDSPAHGPGVRIWTATTSGGHPKAYVAVFNVSDAATQFDLAWPTSSVQQPKHVYDVWNKKELPATSRVLVKLAPHACSLFRLD is encoded by the coding sequence TTGAAACTTGACCTGAAATTCCTGCTGAATCTGCCTCGAATCGCCTTGCTTGTTTCCGCCGCTTTCACCGCGTTGCCGATGGCGCATGGCCAGGCCCTGGCGCCTACGCCGCCGATGGGCTGGAACAGCTGGGATGCCTATGGGCTGACGATCGATGAGACCGACTTTAAGGCCAATGTCTCCGTGCTCGCGGGAATCCGGCAGTTTGGCTGGCAATATGCAGTGATCGACGAGGGGTGGTACATGGCGGACCCCTTTGGCGGCACGCCCGAAAAGGAGAAGTTTCAACTCGACGCCGACGGGCGGCTGATTCCGGCTCTCAATCGCTTTCCCGACGCGGCGAACGGGGCCGGGTTGAAGCCTCTGGCCGACTGGGTGCATGCGCAAGGACTCAAGTTCGGCATTCACCTGATTCGCGGAGTGCCTCGGCAAAGTGTGCGCGAAAAGCTGCCCATCGCCAACTCGCAGTTCACCGCCGCAGATGCGGCCGACACTGGCGATGTCTGTCCCTGGAATGAGGATAACTACGGCATTCGCGACAATGCCGCCGGGCAGGCCTGGTATGACTCGATGATTGCGCTGTACGCGAGCTGGGGTGTGGATTTCCTCAAGGTCGACTGCATCTCCGACCACCCGTACAAGCCAACGGAGATTCGCCAGATCGCCGAGGCTATCAAGAAGACGGGCAGGCCGATTGTGCTGAGTCTTTCGCCGGGACCGACGCAGCTCGAACATGCAGCCGAGGTCGGTCAATACGCGCAGATGTGGCGCACCTCCGACGATCACTGGGATGTCTGGTCCCATGTACGGAAGACAGGCGAGAGCGAGTTTCCCATGGGCACACTACAGGCCTTCGACCGCCTGGCGGCTTGGCAACCGTACATTAAGCCAGGAAACTGGCCGGACGACGACATGCTTCCCTTTGGCTCACTGACGCCGCATCCTGGTTGGGGCGAGCCGCGCGAGTCGCGGCTGACGCATGATGAGGAACGAACCGAATTTACGCTATGGGCGATTTCGCGTTCGCCATTGATTCTAGGCGCAAACCTGACCAAACTCGACGATTTCACCCGCTCGCTGATTACGAACAAGGACGTGACCGAGATGAACCAGGCGATTGCAGGAAGCAGCGACTCGCCCGCGCATGGACCCGGCGTGCGCATCTGGACTGCGACTACGAGCGGCGGCCATCCAAAGGCGTATGTCGCGGTCTTCAACGTTAGCGATGCCGCTACGCAGTTTGATCTGGCTTGGCCGACGTCTTCTGTCCAACAGCCGAAACACGTCTACGATGTCTGGAATAAGAAAGAGTTGCCCGCGACGAGCCGTGTGCTGGTGAAGCTGGCTCCGCATGCGTGTTCCCTCTTCCGCCTCGACTGA
- a CDS encoding carboxypeptidase-like regulatory domain-containing protein: MQTRLVRYGTALIAISLLAILCPSRIYPQTNTTSLSGTVTDATGAVISEALVTISNLASGSKQTKQSSSKGEFSFEQVQPGTYEVQIVAAGFAEQDEKVELLVSTPVRLPVKLAIGATEQTVTVETNLAEVNTSDATLGKAFNSAQVENLPYLANNVTYLLSLQPGVLALDSGAQTGGLNEDPRTGIVNGARQDQTNITLDGVDNNDQVFGYAFNGALRSTRDSVEEFRVTTTNANADAGHSSGAQVSLVTKSGTNAYHGSAYEYYRDPGTTSNNWFNKQAELNSGEPNIAAKVLEHTYGASFGLPIKKDKLFFFGAYEGFRQASDILVSQTVPSVFVAGGNDIGLITGNVTYQACPTSATCQNGTTYKTITPAEIATLDGRASDSACASTYCYAPATNAAAVVYFNTFPKANSNATGDGYNTGTYNFTSPAPLVQITNIGRLDYNINSRQTFFARGNLQNDNQATPLQFPGLPAPSKVYGNNKGIAAGHVWSINDHMTNNARYGFTRLGNASRGTAAFNQPYVSFGAFTTLTAETTTKTFAITTNNFSDDFTAVKGRHTLQFGTNIYLISNGQYFDAPLLSYANVSPNLLATAAIANQGGSLDPGAFNCVDCSTVSASFSNFYNQAIIANVGAIETSQSGTEFRVQGNKLVPQAAGVVPSHTFRNVEQEYYFQDQWKATSQLTLTFGLRYVYLGVPYEKDGQQIAPTIPLNTFLANRVTAANEGTGYDTDISFRASGSPNGQPNFWTAQKLNFAPRFAFAWSTKDNKTATHGGFSLAYDHFGEGVIDSYQSNPQSLLSLSQTNLKTFTDINSNPRFTGFNSVPLVAGATTSLQLPFTPAESPFTFDYSINEKQKTPYAEAFNLSVQHEFPRNMTVTASYVGRLGRHLIQNLDVAMPTNLYDPGSSQYYFQAATAYDKMVDAGVDPSTVPDTGYFHNVFPNFTFNGYKGAQAYYAYFANNRGNETNALFAADTDSTASPGGQSFRFFYPQTSSIYAQSSTGTSNYNALQLSIRQALKSGFEYDVNYTYAKSMDEGSDPERNGSSGSPVINTFSPHQWYAPSDFDVRHNITANYTAPLPFGHGAQFFNKSRLLGSIIGGFQLNGLVHYSTGFPFSAVAASNWGTNFAFSSNMVAIGKIPTGGHHYDPLNQVETALNGISSSQAHANLRFAYVGESGQRNNYRADGYFSLDDGLAKNFHVFREQQLRLSVEVFNVLNTNRFNSEASGNSSNPLQTDGTSANFGVYIGGGSALLLQPRQMQFSAKYVF; this comes from the coding sequence ATGCAGACTCGCCTCGTCAGATATGGCACCGCACTAATCGCAATCTCGTTGTTGGCCATTTTGTGTCCTTCGAGGATCTATCCACAGACCAACACCACCTCTTTGTCGGGTACTGTGACTGACGCCACGGGTGCGGTGATTTCCGAAGCCCTTGTTACGATCTCCAATCTGGCTTCCGGCAGTAAACAAACTAAGCAGTCGTCATCCAAAGGCGAGTTCTCCTTCGAACAAGTACAACCGGGTACATATGAAGTCCAGATCGTTGCCGCTGGTTTCGCCGAGCAGGATGAAAAGGTGGAACTGCTCGTATCCACTCCTGTTAGACTGCCCGTCAAGCTAGCCATCGGTGCCACCGAACAAACGGTCACGGTCGAAACCAACCTGGCTGAAGTCAACACCAGCGACGCCACGCTCGGAAAGGCCTTCAACAGCGCCCAGGTAGAGAACCTCCCATACCTCGCAAATAACGTTACGTACCTGCTCTCACTGCAGCCTGGAGTGCTCGCGCTCGACAGCGGGGCGCAAACTGGCGGATTGAACGAGGACCCTCGCACCGGCATCGTAAACGGAGCCCGCCAGGACCAAACCAACATCACCCTCGATGGCGTGGACAACAACGATCAGGTATTCGGCTACGCCTTCAACGGCGCACTACGCTCGACGCGCGATTCCGTCGAAGAGTTCCGCGTCACGACCACCAACGCCAACGCGGATGCCGGCCATTCTTCCGGAGCACAGGTTTCACTTGTCACCAAGAGCGGCACCAACGCCTACCATGGCAGCGCCTATGAGTATTACCGCGATCCCGGCACCACATCCAACAACTGGTTCAACAAGCAAGCCGAACTCAACTCGGGTGAGCCCAACATCGCCGCTAAGGTACTTGAACACACCTACGGTGCGTCCTTCGGTCTTCCCATCAAGAAAGATAAGCTCTTCTTCTTTGGCGCATACGAGGGATTCCGCCAGGCCAGCGATATTCTCGTCTCCCAGACCGTCCCCTCCGTCTTCGTCGCAGGCGGAAATGATATCGGCCTGATTACCGGCAATGTTACCTATCAGGCTTGCCCGACTTCAGCCACTTGTCAGAATGGAACTACATACAAGACCATTACTCCAGCCGAAATTGCAACGTTGGATGGCCGTGCATCAGACTCCGCCTGCGCTTCCACGTACTGCTATGCCCCGGCAACCAATGCCGCAGCTGTCGTCTACTTCAATACATTTCCCAAGGCAAACTCCAACGCTACCGGAGACGGATATAACACTGGAACTTATAACTTCACGTCACCCGCGCCGCTCGTTCAGATCACCAACATCGGTCGCCTCGACTACAACATCAACTCGCGCCAGACATTCTTCGCACGCGGGAATCTTCAAAACGATAACCAGGCAACCCCGCTCCAGTTTCCCGGATTGCCCGCACCCTCCAAGGTCTACGGGAACAACAAAGGCATCGCCGCAGGTCACGTCTGGTCCATTAACGACCACATGACCAACAATGCGCGCTATGGATTCACTCGTCTCGGCAATGCCTCGCGCGGAACCGCGGCATTCAACCAGCCGTATGTTTCTTTCGGCGCGTTCACAACCTTGACGGCCGAAACTACAACAAAGACTTTTGCCATTACCACCAACAACTTCTCAGATGACTTCACCGCCGTCAAGGGAAGACACACCCTCCAGTTCGGCACCAACATCTACTTAATCTCCAACGGCCAGTACTTCGATGCGCCACTGCTCTCCTATGCCAATGTAAGTCCAAACCTTCTCGCCACTGCTGCAATTGCCAACCAGGGCGGTAGCCTCGATCCGGGAGCATTCAATTGCGTTGATTGCAGTACAGTCTCCGCATCTTTCTCTAACTTCTATAATCAGGCCATCATCGCCAACGTCGGAGCGATCGAGACATCCCAGTCTGGAACAGAGTTCCGCGTACAGGGCAACAAGCTTGTGCCTCAAGCGGCCGGTGTGGTCCCGTCTCACACATTCCGCAACGTCGAGCAGGAATATTACTTCCAGGACCAATGGAAAGCTACCTCTCAGCTCACTCTAACATTCGGCCTGCGTTACGTTTATCTTGGGGTTCCCTATGAAAAGGATGGCCAGCAGATCGCGCCAACCATCCCGCTCAATACCTTCCTCGCCAATCGCGTCACAGCTGCCAATGAGGGCACCGGATACGACACCGATATTTCCTTCCGTGCCTCTGGCTCTCCCAACGGCCAGCCCAACTTCTGGACCGCACAGAAGCTAAACTTCGCTCCACGCTTCGCCTTTGCCTGGTCCACCAAAGACAACAAAACAGCTACCCACGGTGGCTTCTCGCTTGCCTATGATCATTTCGGCGAAGGCGTGATCGACTCTTACCAGTCCAATCCACAGTCGCTGCTGTCGCTCTCGCAGACCAACCTCAAGACCTTTACCGACATCAACTCAAATCCCCGCTTCACCGGCTTTAACAGCGTTCCATTGGTCGCCGGAGCCACCACTTCGCTGCAGCTTCCATTTACGCCCGCTGAAAGCCCGTTTACCTTCGACTACAGCATCAACGAAAAGCAGAAAACTCCCTACGCGGAAGCCTTCAATCTGTCCGTTCAACATGAATTCCCACGCAATATGACAGTCACCGCGTCCTACGTTGGACGCCTCGGTCGTCACCTGATCCAGAACCTTGACGTCGCCATGCCCACTAATCTCTACGATCCCGGAAGCAGCCAGTATTACTTCCAGGCTGCAACTGCGTACGACAAGATGGTGGACGCTGGTGTCGATCCTTCCACTGTTCCAGATACGGGTTACTTCCACAATGTCTTCCCCAATTTCACCTTCAATGGCTACAAGGGTGCCCAGGCCTACTACGCCTATTTCGCCAACAACCGTGGCAACGAAACCAATGCGCTCTTTGCCGCAGACACAGATTCGACCGCCTCGCCCGGTGGACAGAGCTTCCGCTTCTTCTATCCCCAGACATCCTCCATTTACGCTCAGTCCAGCACCGGGACCAGCAATTACAACGCTCTCCAGCTATCCATCCGCCAAGCCCTCAAGTCCGGCTTCGAATATGACGTGAATTACACATACGCCAAATCCATGGACGAGGGCTCCGATCCCGAGCGCAACGGCTCCTCTGGAAGTCCGGTCATCAACACCTTTTCGCCTCACCAGTGGTACGCCCCGTCCGACTTCGATGTCCGCCACAACATCACCGCCAACTACACCGCCCCACTTCCATTCGGCCACGGCGCTCAGTTCTTCAATAAGAGCAGGCTGCTCGGCTCAATCATCGGGGGCTTCCAATTGAATGGCCTTGTACACTACAGCACTGGCTTCCCCTTCAGCGCCGTTGCCGCAAGCAACTGGGGAACCAACTTCGCCTTCTCCAGCAATATGGTCGCCATCGGCAAAATCCCCACCGGCGGACACCACTACGATCCTCTCAACCAGGTCGAAACCGCGCTCAACGGCATCAGTTCCTCACAGGCGCATGCAAATCTACGCTTCGCCTACGTTGGCGAGAGTGGACAGCGTAACAACTATCGCGCTGACGGGTATTTTTCTCTCGACGACGGCCTGGCTAAGAACTTCCATGTCTTCCGCGAACAGCAACTGCGTCTGTCTGTGGAAGTCTTCAATGTTCTGAACACCAACCGCTTCAATTCCGAGGCGTCCGGCAACTCCTCAAATCCCCTGCAAACAGATGGCACCAGCGCCAACTTTGGCGTCTACATCGGCGGCGGAAGCGCGTTACTCTTGCAACCGCGTCAAATGCAGTTCTCAGCAAAATACGTCTTTTAG
- a CDS encoding MBL fold metallo-hydrolase — translation MKFRLIILALMSIVAFSAKAQFPEPNGGDLERGVLPEKWMTGGPKCMEIPEWQVHEYNPDLYILRQSGCTDAEMPFLFLFFGKDRGLLWDTGSRNGNLAPAFQRVVHNWLERNHRASIPVIVTHSHSHDDHTWGDSAIQALNDPAIPITFIPAKIAETQAFFHIASWPNDLGEVDLGNRVLTIIPIPGHDIVSIALYDRRTGILLTGDSLYPGRLYIRDFAAFKASTERLIKFSEGKPIAHILGNHIEQSRTPFLDFPIGSIYHPDEHPLDLTFGTLLELEDGLKSMSIAPHRLATRDFTIWPLSPKDHGLGTTMEEVYKHTQEEQQRDKWNQPK, via the coding sequence ATGAAGTTTCGGCTCATCATCCTGGCACTCATGTCCATTGTCGCCTTCAGCGCCAAGGCGCAATTCCCCGAACCCAACGGCGGCGATCTTGAGCGTGGAGTACTGCCAGAGAAGTGGATGACAGGCGGCCCCAAATGCATGGAGATACCCGAGTGGCAAGTCCACGAATATAATCCCGATCTCTACATCCTTCGCCAATCCGGCTGCACCGATGCGGAGATGCCGTTCCTCTTTCTTTTTTTCGGCAAGGACCGTGGCCTGCTTTGGGATACGGGCTCACGCAATGGCAATCTTGCGCCCGCCTTTCAGCGAGTCGTGCATAACTGGCTCGAGCGCAATCATCGCGCCAGCATCCCCGTCATTGTGACGCATTCACATTCGCACGACGACCACACCTGGGGTGACTCGGCCATCCAGGCCCTCAACGATCCCGCCATCCCGATCACCTTTATCCCTGCAAAGATTGCCGAGACGCAGGCATTCTTTCACATCGCCTCCTGGCCCAACGATCTTGGCGAAGTAGACCTCGGCAACCGCGTGCTCACCATCATTCCGATTCCCGGGCATGACATCGTGAGCATTGCACTCTACGATCGCCGCACCGGCATCCTGCTCACCGGCGACAGCCTTTATCCCGGCCGCCTTTACATCCGCGACTTCGCCGCGTTCAAGGCCAGCACCGAGCGCCTCATCAAATTCAGTGAAGGCAAACCCATAGCGCATATCCTTGGCAACCATATCGAGCAGTCCCGCACGCCCTTTCTCGACTTTCCGATTGGCTCCATCTACCACCCCGACGAGCATCCTCTCGATCTCACCTTCGGCACATTGCTCGAACTCGAAGATGGACTTAAATCAATGAGCATCGCTCCCCATCGATTAGCCACGCGCGACTTCACCATCTGGCCACTCTCGCCGAAAGATCACGGACTCGGCACAACGATGGAAGAAGTCTACAAGCATACCCAGGAAGAGCAACAGCGCGATAAGTGGAATCAGCCTAAGTAA